One Streptomyces coeruleorubidus DNA segment encodes these proteins:
- a CDS encoding trp operon leader peptide — protein MFAHSIQNWWWTAHPAAH, from the coding sequence ATGTTCGCGCACTCGATCCAGAACTGGTGGTGGACCGCTCATCCGGCGGCCCACTGA
- a CDS encoding anthranilate synthase family protein, whose translation MNLLGLLDDPRPFALLRRRTPGHDHDLIEVLIGPVTTYDRLADLPDEGLALVPFRQIRERGFDVRDDGTPLSVLTPEESYGVPLADALEQLPAHDVRVEGGGFDVGDEEYAEIVGRVLREEIGRGEGANFVIRRTYEGQIPGFGRADALALFRRLLEGERGAYWTFVVHTGDRTLVGASPEVHVRMSGGTVVMNPISGTYRYPADGPTPEHLLDFLADGKEIEELSMVVDEELKMMCTVGDMGGVVVGPRLKEMAHLAHTEYELRGKSSLDVREVLKETMFAATVTGSPVQNACRVIERHEVGGRGYYAGALALLGRYAGGGREKSAGAQTLDSPILIRTADIDADGRLRVPVGATLVRGSDPAGEVAETHAKAAGVLAALGVRPSRPRAEAVRPQLGDDPRVRAALDGRRASLAPFWLRMQQRSDELEGHALVVDGEDTFTAMLAHVLRAGGLEVSVRRYDEPGLREAVLGHEGPVVLGPGPGDPSDLADPKMRFLRSLTAEVIGKHPHGVLGVCLGHELIAIELGLDVVRKEVPYQGAQTEIELFGRRETVGFYNSFVARCDDEEAAELAAHGVEVSRAANGEVHALRGPGFAGVQFHPESVLTLDGAAVVRDLVGQLRGTSTPSV comes from the coding sequence ATGAATCTGCTCGGCTTGCTGGACGACCCCCGCCCGTTCGCCCTGCTGCGCCGCCGCACCCCGGGCCACGACCATGACCTGATCGAGGTCCTCATCGGCCCGGTGACCACCTACGACCGCCTCGCCGACCTCCCCGACGAGGGCCTCGCGCTCGTCCCCTTCCGGCAGATCCGCGAGCGCGGTTTCGACGTCCGCGACGACGGCACTCCGCTGTCGGTGCTGACGCCCGAGGAGTCGTACGGCGTCCCGCTCGCCGACGCCCTGGAGCAGCTCCCGGCGCACGACGTGCGCGTCGAGGGCGGCGGCTTCGACGTCGGTGACGAGGAGTACGCGGAGATCGTCGGGCGCGTGCTGCGGGAGGAGATCGGGCGGGGCGAGGGCGCGAACTTCGTCATCCGGCGGACGTACGAGGGGCAGATCCCCGGGTTCGGCCGGGCCGACGCGCTGGCGCTGTTCCGGCGGCTGCTGGAGGGCGAGCGGGGCGCGTACTGGACGTTCGTCGTGCACACCGGCGACCGGACGCTGGTCGGGGCGAGTCCGGAGGTGCACGTCCGGATGTCCGGCGGCACGGTCGTCATGAACCCGATCAGCGGCACGTACCGCTACCCCGCCGACGGGCCGACGCCCGAGCACCTGCTGGACTTCCTCGCCGACGGCAAGGAGATCGAGGAGCTGTCGATGGTCGTCGACGAGGAGCTCAAGATGATGTGCACCGTCGGTGACATGGGCGGGGTGGTCGTCGGGCCCCGGCTGAAGGAGATGGCGCACCTCGCGCACACCGAGTACGAGCTGCGCGGGAAGTCCTCGCTGGACGTGCGGGAGGTGCTGAAGGAGACCATGTTCGCGGCGACCGTCACGGGCTCGCCGGTGCAGAACGCCTGCCGGGTCATCGAGCGGCACGAGGTCGGCGGGCGCGGGTACTACGCCGGTGCGCTGGCCCTCCTCGGGCGGTACGCGGGCGGTGGGCGGGAAAAGTCTGCCGGGGCCCAGACCCTCGACTCCCCCATCCTCATCCGCACCGCCGACATCGACGCCGACGGCCGGCTGCGGGTGCCGGTGGGCGCCACGCTCGTGCGCGGATCCGACCCGGCGGGCGAGGTCGCGGAGACCCATGCGAAGGCGGCGGGTGTGCTGGCCGCGTTGGGCGTACGTCCTTCCCGGCCGCGCGCTGAGGCCGTACGGCCACAGCTGGGGGACGACCCCCGGGTCCGGGCGGCGCTGGACGGGCGCCGGGCCTCGCTCGCGCCCTTCTGGCTGCGGATGCAGCAGCGGTCGGACGAGCTGGAGGGGCACGCCCTCGTCGTGGACGGGGAGGACACCTTCACGGCGATGCTCGCGCACGTGCTGCGCGCCGGCGGCCTGGAGGTGAGCGTGCGGCGCTACGACGAGCCAGGGCTGCGGGAGGCGGTGCTCGGGCACGAGGGGCCGGTGGTCCTGGGGCCCGGACCGGGTGACCCGTCGGACCTGGCGGACCCGAAGATGCGGTTCCTGCGCTCCCTGACCGCCGAGGTGATCGGGAAGCACCCGCACGGCGTCCTCGGCGTCTGCCTCGGGCACGAGCTGATCGCCATCGAACTGGGCCTGGACGTCGTACGCAAGGAAGTGCCGTACCAGGGGGCGCAGACGGAGATCGAGCTGTTCGGGCGGCGGGAGACCGTCGGCTTCTACAACAGCTTCGTGGCGCGCTGCGACGACGAGGAGGCGGCGGAGCTGGCCGCGCACGGTGTGGAGGTCAGCCGCGCCGCGAACGGGGAGGTGCACGCGCTGCGGGGGCCCGGATTCGCGGGGGTGCAGTTCCACCCGGAGTCGGTGCTCACGCTCGACGGCGCGGCGGTCGTGCGGGACCTGGTGGGGCAGCTGCGGGGCACGAGCACGCCCTCGGTGTAG